The Deinococcus aestuarii genome includes a window with the following:
- a CDS encoding amidohydrolase, whose amino-acid sequence MIRATPDQINPDERTELREQVIAWRRWLHQHPELSFQEHETANFVEARLREMPSLAVTRPTATSVLAVLRGEAGPGRTVLLRADMDALPIQEENTFEFASRNPGVMHACGHDGHTAMLLGAAQVLSGDPGRLCGEVRFIFQHAEELFPGGAQQVVDAGVMDGVDVVVGTHLMSPIPTGMIVLREGPLLAASDRFDITLQGKGGHGASPHETVDPVVIAAQVILAFQTVISRQRDPLEPGVLTVAQIHGGTAGNVIPDTVTLGGTVRTFDPQLREQMPQRMEKLVRGITEGYGATYTLNYQRGYRALHNDPGTTAILREVVRETLGSRVTLHEGKPNMGGEDFSAYLTKAPGTFILIGAGNVEQGITAPHHHPRFTVDERALDHGVELYVAAARRLAQPLA is encoded by the coding sequence GTGATCCGGGCGACTCCGGACCAGATCAACCCGGACGAGCGGACCGAGCTGCGCGAGCAGGTGATCGCCTGGCGACGCTGGCTGCACCAGCATCCCGAGCTGTCCTTTCAGGAACATGAAACCGCGAATTTCGTGGAAGCCCGGCTGCGTGAGATGCCGAGCCTCGCGGTCACGCGTCCCACGGCGACCAGCGTGCTGGCGGTCCTCAGGGGCGAGGCCGGACCGGGCCGCACCGTGCTGCTGCGCGCCGACATGGACGCCCTGCCCATTCAGGAGGAGAACACCTTCGAATTCGCCTCGCGAAACCCCGGCGTGATGCACGCCTGCGGGCACGACGGTCACACGGCCATGCTGCTCGGCGCGGCGCAGGTGCTCTCGGGGGACCCGGGGAGGCTATGCGGCGAGGTCCGCTTCATCTTCCAGCACGCCGAGGAACTCTTTCCTGGCGGCGCGCAACAGGTCGTGGACGCCGGAGTCATGGACGGCGTGGACGTGGTGGTCGGCACGCACCTGATGAGTCCCATTCCCACCGGCATGATCGTCTTGCGGGAAGGCCCTCTCCTCGCAGCATCCGACCGCTTCGACATCACCCTCCAGGGCAAGGGAGGACACGGCGCGAGCCCGCACGAGACGGTCGACCCGGTGGTGATCGCCGCGCAGGTGATCTTGGCCTTTCAAACGGTCATCTCCCGCCAGCGCGACCCTCTCGAACCCGGTGTCCTGACCGTGGCGCAGATTCACGGCGGCACGGCGGGCAACGTCATCCCCGACACGGTCACTCTGGGTGGCACGGTCAGGACCTTCGATCCCCAGCTTCGTGAACAGATGCCGCAGCGCATGGAGAAGCTGGTCAGGGGCATCACGGAAGGCTACGGCGCGACCTACACCCTGAACTACCAGCGGGGCTACCGCGCCCTGCACAATGATCCCGGCACGACGGCCATCTTGCGTGAGGTGGTGCGGGAGACGCTCGGCTCCCGGGTCACCCTGCACGAGGGCAAACCCAACATGGGCGGCGAGGACTTCAGCGCCTACCTGACGAAAGCCCCCGGCACCTTCATTCTCATAGGCGCGGGCAATGTGGAGCAGGGCATCACCGCGCCCCATCACCATCCCCGCTTCACGGTCGATGAACGCGCATTGGACCACGGCGTGGAGCTGTACGTCGCGGCGGCGCGCAGACTTGCGCAGCCACTCGCCTGA
- a CDS encoding ABC transporter substrate-binding protein, whose translation MVKKLLGAGLTLSLISGSAGAATLVFGAGGEPVSLDSGTITDGNSSLAQSLVYDMLVRFKKGTTTITPGLATSWKANKDATEWTFTLRPGVRFTDGTPFNANAVVYNVNRWWDQAADAGAKAHNKTFTSWQFIFGGFKGEQNSLLRSVRADGPNRVVFTLNRPFAPFPEALATPFFGIASPDAIKKAGARYGTPAALPVGTGPFIMQSWKTGDRITLVPNRGHWGTKASYDQLLLRFLKDPSARLNELRAGTIDFTTDLNPEQLGAVRADRNLTPVIVPSFNVGLLSLNLGNPYLKNDRVRRAISMAINKKAIVEAFWNGLGVTDASFLPPSLGWANSQSVPDDYRYDPAAARRLLAEAGYPNGFTLDLWYMPVSRPYFPTPKPIAEAMAADLGAIGIRTNLKTEDWAKYLEDRNKKPGFDMYMIGWTGPYASPYNFYNTYYGEESPADSNYAEPRIHGLLRTAAASSDRAAQVRAYAQIHQITYGANVRLPIVHSRPLGAARTYVKGWVPGPSVITPFEDITIEEKR comes from the coding sequence ATGGTGAAGAAACTGCTTGGCGCTGGCCTGACCCTTTCCCTGATCTCCGGCAGCGCCGGTGCCGCCACCCTGGTCTTCGGCGCGGGCGGTGAACCCGTCTCACTCGACTCGGGCACGATTACCGACGGGAACTCGTCGCTGGCGCAGTCCCTGGTGTACGACATGCTGGTCCGGTTCAAGAAGGGGACCACGACCATCACGCCGGGTCTGGCGACCAGTTGGAAGGCGAACAAGGACGCCACCGAGTGGACCTTCACGCTCCGGCCCGGTGTGAGGTTCACCGACGGCACGCCCTTCAATGCGAATGCCGTGGTGTACAACGTGAACCGCTGGTGGGACCAGGCGGCGGACGCGGGCGCAAAGGCACACAACAAGACCTTCACGTCCTGGCAGTTCATCTTCGGGGGCTTCAAGGGTGAGCAGAACAGCCTGCTCAGGAGCGTGCGCGCCGACGGGCCGAACCGGGTGGTCTTCACCCTGAACCGTCCCTTCGCGCCCTTCCCGGAGGCGCTCGCCACCCCGTTTTTCGGGATCGCCAGCCCGGACGCGATCAAAAAGGCCGGGGCCAGGTACGGGACGCCCGCCGCCCTGCCCGTGGGTACCGGGCCGTTCATCATGCAGTCGTGGAAGACGGGCGACCGCATCACGCTGGTGCCCAACCGGGGACACTGGGGGACCAAAGCCAGTTACGATCAGTTGCTGCTGCGTTTCCTGAAAGACCCCAGCGCCCGGCTCAACGAGCTGAGAGCCGGAACCATCGACTTCACCACGGACCTCAACCCCGAACAGCTCGGCGCGGTCAGGGCCGACCGGAACCTGACGCCGGTGATTGTGCCGTCCTTCAACGTGGGCCTGCTGAGCCTGAACCTGGGGAACCCGTACCTGAAAAACGACAGGGTCCGCCGGGCGATCAGCATGGCGATCAACAAAAAGGCCATCGTAGAGGCCTTCTGGAACGGCCTGGGCGTCACGGACGCCAGCTTCCTGCCGCCCTCGCTGGGCTGGGCGAACAGCCAGAGCGTCCCGGACGACTACCGCTACGATCCGGCGGCGGCCAGGCGGCTGCTCGCCGAGGCGGGCTACCCGAACGGCTTCACGCTCGACCTGTGGTACATGCCGGTCAGCCGCCCCTACTTCCCCACCCCCAAACCCATCGCCGAAGCGATGGCCGCCGACCTGGGTGCCATCGGGATCAGGACCAATCTGAAGACCGAGGACTGGGCCAAGTACCTCGAGGACCGCAACAAGAAGCCCGGCTTCGACATGTACATGATCGGCTGGACGGGGCCCTACGCCAGTCCCTACAACTTCTACAACACCTACTACGGCGAGGAATCCCCGGCGGACAGCAACTACGCGGAGCCCAGGATCCACGGGCTGCTCAGGACCGCCGCCGCCAGCAGCGACCGCGCCGCACAGGTGAGGGCGTACGCGCAGATTCACCAGATCACGTACGGCGCGAACGTCCGCCTGCCCATCGTCCACTCCCGTCCGCTCGGCGCGGCCCGCACCTACGTCAAGGGCTGGGTGCCCGGCCCCTCCGTCATCACGCCCTTCGAGGACATCACCATCGAGGAGAAGAGGTGA
- a CDS encoding carbohydrate ABC transporter permease produces the protein MSGRESPLRAAALNALLGVVILILLFPFAWMIMMSLKTQVQNTAATPVWLFTPVLDNYRNVIERNNFLVFTKNSLIVALAATSIGMVLGLPAAYAIARFKQRGLSLWILVSRIIPYITFLLPLFLVFTRLGMIGSYAALIASHLIITLPLIVWITIAFFEDIPTDLEEAALVDGSSRAGAFVRIILPLVAPGMVTAGILAMIFSWNQFLFSLILGGPNTKTVPVAVFNFLSYGSQDYGAIAAAAVLITLPIILLSLTVQRYIVKGLTAGGVKG, from the coding sequence GTGAGCGGGCGGGAGTCGCCCCTGAGGGCCGCGGCGCTGAACGCCCTGCTCGGCGTGGTCATCCTGATCCTGCTGTTTCCCTTCGCCTGGATGATCATGATGAGCCTCAAGACCCAGGTGCAGAACACCGCCGCCACGCCGGTCTGGCTGTTCACCCCGGTGCTCGACAACTACCGCAACGTCATCGAACGCAACAACTTCCTGGTCTTCACCAAAAACAGCCTGATCGTCGCGCTGGCAGCCACCTCCATCGGGATGGTGCTGGGCCTGCCCGCCGCCTACGCCATCGCCCGCTTCAAGCAGCGCGGGCTGAGCCTGTGGATTCTGGTGAGCCGCATCATCCCCTACATCACCTTCCTGCTGCCCCTTTTCCTGGTGTTCACCCGGCTGGGGATGATCGGGTCCTACGCGGCCCTGATCGCCAGCCACCTGATCATCACCCTGCCCCTGATCGTGTGGATCACCATCGCCTTTTTCGAGGACATCCCCACCGACCTGGAGGAGGCCGCCCTGGTGGACGGCTCCAGCCGCGCGGGGGCCTTCGTGCGGATCATCCTGCCGCTGGTGGCGCCGGGGATGGTGACCGCCGGGATCCTGGCGATGATCTTTTCGTGGAATCAGTTCCTGTTCAGCCTGATCCTGGGCGGGCCGAACACCAAGACCGTCCCGGTCGCCGTGTTCAATTTCCTGAGCTACGGCAGCCAGGACTACGGGGCCATCGCGGCGGCGGCGGTGCTGATCACCCTGCCGATCATCCTGCTGTCGCTGACCGTGCAGCGCTACATCGTGAAGGGCCTGACTGCGGGGGGCGTCAAGGGATGA
- a CDS encoding carbohydrate ABC transporter permease, with product MSLAPTSTSARRRPSGRGFSAWLDRHLRWVFPLPAVLALFALTILPLIFNLVLSTQERSVSTALPSSFVGWGNYTAALQDPRFWNSVKLMFQFTLIAVPAQMLLGLGLALLLSRNMRASGLVRAVVLLPMISTPVAVALIWALMMDPNLGVLNYFLQTLGLGRSLWLADARLVIPALALVDIWQWTPLVSLILLAGLQTMPDEPFEAARIDGASPWQVFRFVTWPMLQPALFAALTLRLIDALKTFDIIEVMTQGGPGNASETLNVYAYHTGFEFLRVGYTAALLTLLLVTVAVVAVGVNLLRRRA from the coding sequence ATGAGTCTCGCCCCCACCTCCACGTCAGCGCGGCGGCGCCCCTCCGGCCGGGGCTTCTCCGCCTGGTTGGACCGCCACCTCCGCTGGGTGTTTCCACTTCCGGCGGTCCTGGCGCTCTTCGCGCTGACGATCCTGCCCCTGATCTTCAACCTGGTGCTGAGCACCCAGGAACGCTCGGTGAGTACCGCCCTGCCGAGCAGTTTCGTGGGCTGGGGCAACTACACGGCGGCCCTTCAGGACCCGCGCTTCTGGAACTCGGTGAAACTGATGTTCCAGTTCACCCTGATCGCCGTGCCCGCGCAGATGCTCCTGGGGCTGGGGCTGGCGCTGCTGCTCAGCCGCAACATGCGCGCCTCGGGGCTGGTGCGGGCGGTCGTGCTGCTCCCCATGATCTCGACCCCCGTGGCCGTCGCGCTGATCTGGGCGCTGATGATGGACCCCAACCTGGGCGTGCTGAACTACTTCCTTCAGACCCTGGGCCTGGGGCGCAGCCTGTGGCTGGCGGACGCGCGGCTGGTGATCCCGGCGCTCGCGCTGGTGGACATCTGGCAGTGGACGCCCCTGGTGTCGCTGATCCTGCTCGCGGGCCTTCAGACCATGCCGGACGAGCCCTTCGAGGCCGCGCGCATCGACGGCGCCTCGCCGTGGCAGGTGTTCCGCTTCGTCACCTGGCCGATGCTGCAACCCGCCCTGTTCGCGGCGCTGACCCTGCGGCTGATCGACGCCCTGAAGACCTTCGACATCATCGAGGTGATGACCCAGGGCGGGCCCGGCAACGCCTCGGAGACCCTGAACGTGTACGCCTACCACACCGGCTTCGAGTTCCTGCGGGTGGGGTACACCGCCGCGCTGCTCACGCTGCTGCTGGTCACGGTCGCCGTCGTCGCGGTCGGCGTGAATCTGCTGAGGCGGCGGGCGTGA